One region of Vanessa cardui chromosome 20, ilVanCard2.1, whole genome shotgun sequence genomic DNA includes:
- the LOC124538352 gene encoding metastasis-associated protein MTA3 yields MAANMYRVGDCVYFETSSTSPYQIRRIEELNKTASGNVEAKVMCFYRRRDLPNPLIQLADKHQMAQSEDSPVAMKLKKICLKTPIGEEQAAQAVLDPAIVAMEEESTDLPGTDGLAPKQRHQAKHRELFLSRHVETLPATHIRGKCTVTLLNETESLLSYLNKDDAFFYCLVFDPSQKTLLADKGEIKVGSRYQTEVTNLLKEGEEDSRCSSELETLVWTPAHGLSDRQIDQFLVVARSVGTFARALDCSSSVKQPSLHMSAAAASRDITLFHAMDTLHKSGYSIEAALSSLVPASGPVLCRDEMEEWSASEANLFEEALDKYGKDFADIRQDFLPWKTLKNLVEYYYMWKTTDRYVQQKRVKAVEAESKLKQVYIPNYNKPNPALVANAAGAAKAAVLNGGTNGTAAVAPSLCASCQVTNSNQWYSWGPQHLQYRLCGSCWQYWKKYGGLKTAGVFGESETEAARTGRAEGEDTALSVSHRPHRCTVINCAKEFKLRAHLARHVATAHGGAGEGARPVMKTRAAFYLRASPFTRLARRLARALRRPRHYARSPFSPINLHQVKHECTIAMAGLGAGAEMRGAGPTGVPRVRGAVGAVATRLAVAMGTAAPRAQEWLTLTPRDRMPVPNHVAFPKPPKAPDGSLMYERVLSRAEQEARRSEASAPPASLAPHAPPALKRRAYDDINGLDRGASGAAREVAAPPPAKRPNKHPAPMQRPSREQYAAMCARAQATGQPLPAHVFAHVNGKPTNLTGRGGRRHVISWMDAPDDLYFRATEVAKAARRTLSCGELRRGARAPWRAMRSAVGAASLGAAAGGAAGAGAVAAKAAGAGAGAGASGAAGAAPLQFVILD; encoded by the exons ACTGCGTCTATTTCGAGACGTCGTCGACGTCTCCGTACCAGATCCGGCGGATAGAGGAACTAAACAAGACCGCGTCGGGGAACGTGGAGGCAAAGGTCATGTGCTTCTACAGGCGGCGGGACCTGCCCAACCCTCTCATACAATTAGCTGATAAGCATCAAA TGGCCCAGTCAGAAGACTCACCGGTCGCGATGAAACTCAAGAAAATATGCCTTAAAACGCCAATAGGCGAGGAACAGGCGGCACAAGCTGTTCTCGACCCTGCGATAG TGGCGATGGAGGAGGAATCTACAGACTTACCGGGCACAGACGGACTGGCGCCGAAACAGCGGCACCAGGCGAAGCACCGCGAGCTATTCCTCTCACGACACGTTGAGACGCTGCCCGCCACCCACATCCGTGGAAAGTGCACCGTGACGCTCCTCAACGAGACAGAATCGCTGCTCAGCTATCTCAATAAGGAT GacgcatttttttattgtttagtaTTTGATCCTTCACAAAAGACTTTATTAGCAGATAAGGGAGAAATCAAAGTTGGAAGTAGATATCAGACTGAagtaactaatttattaaaagaag GCGAGGAGGACAGCCGCTGCAGCTCGGAGCTGGAGACGCTGGTGTGGACGCCGGCGCACGGGCTGTCGGACCGGCAGATCGACCAGTTCCTGGTTGTGGCGCGCTCGGTGGGCACGTTCGCGCGCGCGCTCGACTGCTCGTCCAGCGTCAAGCAGCCCTCGCTGCACATGTCCGCCGCCGCCGCCAGCCGCGACATCACACTA TTTCACGCGATGGACACGCTGCACAAGTCCGGCTACAGCATAGAGGCGGCGCTGTCGTCGCTCGTTCCCGCGTCGGGCCCCGTGCTCTGCCGCGACGAGATGGAGGAGTGGTCCGCCTCCGAGGCCAACCTCTTCGAGGAGGCGCTCGACAAGTACGGCAAGGACTTTGCGGACATACGACAGGACTTT TTGCCGTGGAAGACGTTGAAGAACTTGGTGGAGTACTACTACATGTGGAAGACGACGGACCGCTACGTGCAGCAGAAGCGCGTCAAGGCAGTTGAAGCCGAGTCGAAGTTGAAGCAAGTGTACATTCCCAACTA CAACAAGCCGAATCCGGCGCTGGTCGCGAACGCCGCCGGCGCGGCCAAGGCGGCCGTGCTCAACGGTGGCACCAACGGCACCGCAGCTGTCGCGCCCAGCCTCTGCGCGTCCTGCCAAG tgACAAATTCAAACCAGTGGTACTCGTGGGGTCCACAGCATTTACAATACAGATTGTGTGGCTCCTGCTGGCAATATTGGAAGAAATATGGTGGGCTTAAG ACAGCGGGTGTGTTCGGAGAAAGCGAAACGGAAGCGGCGCGCACCGGACGCGCGGAGGGGGAGGATACGGCGCTCTCGGTCTCACACCGCCCGCACCGCTGTACCGTCATCAACTGTGCGAAG GAGTTCAAGCTGCGCGCGCACCTGGCGCGGCACGTGGCCACGGCGCACGGCGGCGCGGGCGAGGGCGCGCGGCCCGTCATGAAGACGCGCGCCGCCTTCTACCTGCGCGCCTCGCCCTTCACGCGCCTCGCCCGCCGCCTGGCGCGCGCGCTGCGCCGCCCGCGCCACTACGCGCGCTCGCCCTTCTCGCCCATCAACCTGCACCAGGTCAAGCACGAGT GTACGATAGCGATGGCGGGCCTCGGCGCGGGTGCGGAGATGCGCGGCGCCGGCCCGACCGGCGTGCCGCGGGTGCGCGGGGCGGTGGGCGCGGTGGCCACGCGTCTGGCCGTCGCGATGGGCACGGCCGCGCCCCGCGCTCAGGAATGGCTGACGCTCACTCCGCGCGACCGCATGCCCGTGCCGAACCACGTCGCCTTCCCCAAGCCGCCCAAGGCGCCAG ACGGCAGCCTGATGTACGAGCGCGTGCTGTCGCGCGCGGAGCAGGAGGCGCGCCGCAGCGAGGCCAGCGCGCCGCCCGCCAGCCTGGCGCCGCACGCGCCGCCCGCGCTCAAGCGCCGCGCCTACGACGACATCAACGGCCTCGACA GAGGTGCGAGCGGAGCCGCACGCGAGGtggccgcgccgccgcccgccaaGCGGCCCAACAAGCACCCCGCGCCCATGCAGCGGCCCTCGCGCGAGCAGTACGCCGCCATGTGCGCGCGCGCGCAGGCCACCGGCCAGCCGCTGCCTGCGCACGTCTTTGCGCAC GTAAACGGCAAACCGACAAATTTGACCGGTCGTGGGGGCCGACGTCACGTTATTTCGTGGATGGACGCACCCGACGACCTCTACTTCAGAGCCACCGAGGTCGCCAA GGCCGCTAGGAGGACGCTGAGCTGCGGCGAGCTGCgccgcggcgcgcgcgcgccctGGCGGGCCATGCGCAGCGCGGTCGGCGCCGCCAGCCtgggcgcggcggcgggcggcgcggcgggcgcgggcgcggtgGCGGCCaaggcggcgggcgcgggcgcgggcgcgggcgcgagtggcgcggcgggcgcggcgccgcTGCAGTTCGTGATCCTGGACTGA